The Methylococcus sp. Mc7 genomic sequence GCATTCCGCGAAACTCACGAACGCTACCCCGACACATTGGCCCGCGATCCGAGTCTGCCGCCCGAGACTCGGCTGCGCCAATTCATCGCCAACTTCCTGGCCCGCATGCTGGACGAGACGCATCTCGGCCGCCATGGAAAGCTGATCGCCCGCGAGATCGCCGACCCCACCGCCGCGCTCGACCAGGTCATCGAGACCACGATGAAACCGCGCTGCGCGCTTCTGCAAGGCATCATCGCCGAACTGGTCGGCCCCGGTGTCAGCGAGGCGGAAATGCACCGGCTGGGTTTGAGCATCGTCGGCCAGTGCCTGATGTACCGGCACTCGCGCTCGCTGATCGACCGGCTCTGTCCGGAGATCATCGCCACTCCCGAGGAGATCGAGAAAACCGCCGAGCACATCGCCTGCTTCTCGGTTGCCGCGCTCAGGCATCTGTCCGCCGGGGAGGCCGGACCGTGAACTACATCGCCTTGAAGATGCTCATGGGCGACCGCGGCAAGTACCTCGGCATCGTCATGGGCCTGACCTTCGCTTCGCTGATCATGACGCAGCAGCCGGCCATCTTCGTCGGGCTGATGATGCGCTCGTACAGCTTCGTCACGGACGTCGGCCTGCCCGACGTCTGGGTGATGGATCCCAAGGTGCAGTTCGTCGACGACATCAAGCCGTTGCAGGACACCCGGCTGTTCCGGGTGCGCGGCGTCAGCGGGGTGGACTGGGCGACGCCCATGTACAAGGGGCTCATCAAGGCGCGCCTGGCGGACGGGACGTTCCAGACCTGCAACGTGATCGGCCTGGACGACGCCACCCTCATCGGCGGACCGCCGGTCATGCTGGAGGGGCGGTTGGAAGACTTGCGGCGGGCCGATTCGGTCATCGTCGACATCGACGGCGCCCGCGACAAGCTGGCCAAACCGCCGAAGGAGCCGGGCGGCAAACCGGTGCCGCTGAAAGTGGGCGACACGCTGGAACTCAACGACCGCCGTGCCGTGGTGGTCGGCATCGCCAGGACGACCCGGACCTTCCAGTCCCAGCCGGTGGTGTACACGACCTACTCGCGGGCCACGCTGTACGCCCCCAGGGAACGCAAGCTCCTGTCCTTCGTGCTGGTCAAGGCCAAGCCGGGTCAGGACGTCCATGCGCTGACCCGACGCATCCGCGAAACCACCGGGCTGGCGGCCTATACCCAGGCCGAGTTCGAGGCGCTGACCGTCAATTACTTTCTCAAGAACACCGGCATCCCGATCAACTTCGGCATGTCGGTCACCCTGGGCTTCATCGTCGGCGCGGCCATCGCCGGCCAGACCTTCTACAACTTCACCCTGGAAAACATCCGTCAGTTCGGCGTGCTGAAAGCCATGGGCGCCGGCAATGGCACGCTGTTAGGGATGATCCTGCTGCAGGCGACCCTGGTGGGCGCGATCGGCTACGGGCTGGGGGTCGGTCTGACCTCGCTGTTCGGCTGGTCCATGCGCAACACCATTCTGGCTTTCAAGTTTCCCTGGCAGTTGCTGGTGTTCAGCGGACTGGGGGTGACGCTGATCTGCGTGTTCGCGGCCCTCCTGAGCATCCGCAAGGTGATCAAGCTCGAGCCTGCCATCGTGTTCAAGGGCTGAGGAAACCATGAGCGCATCGACATTGGCGGTGCAATGCCAAGGAGTCAGGAAAACCTACGACGGCAGCGGGCAGCAGGTCGTCGCGTTGCGCGGCATCGACCTCGACATCCACGCCGGCGAGCTGATGATGCTGGTCGGCCCCTCCGGCTGCGGCAAGACCACCCTGATATCGGTGATCGCCGGCATCCTCGACCAGGACGAAGGGCGCTGCGAAGTATTCGGCCACGATCTGCTGCACATGAAGGACAAGGACAAGCTCAGGTTCCGCGCCGCCAACATCGGCTTCGTATTCCAGGCCTACAACCTGCTGCCCAGTCTGACGGCGGCGGAAAACGTGTCGATTCCGATGATCCTCAACGGAACCAAGCGGCAGCAGGCGAAGCGCCGCGCCGTGGAAGTGCTGGAACGGGTGGGGCTGGCCGACCGCTCCGAGTCCCTGCCTTCACGGCTCTCCGGCGGCCAGCAGCAGCGTGTGGCGATCGCCCGGGCTCTGGTGCACGGACCCAGGCTGATCGTCTGCGACGAGCCTACGAGTGCGCTGGACCATGAAACCGGGCATCGCGTCATGGATTTGCTGAAACAGGTTGCGCTGGACCAGGACCGGGCGCTGGTGATCGTCACTCACGACGCCCGCATTTTCGAATTCGCGGACCGCATCGCGCAGATGGACGACGGGCTGGTGGTGAAAGTCACCCGATCGTCCGAGCCGTCGTGAACTCCCGTCCCATCATCGCGGAGACAGAATGTTACCCAAAGCCACCTTGCCGGTGCTGGCCGTCGCCGGATTCCTGTTCGGGGTCTATTCGGTGGTCACCGGCAACCAGCCGCCGCCGGTCGCGCCGGCCGTCGTCGAGCCCTCCCGTCCGCCGTTCAACTCGTACATCGCGGGCGCCGGGATCGTCGAAGCCAGGAGCAGGAACATCGGCATCGGCACGCCCTTGCCGGGACTGGTCAAGAGCGTCGAAGTCAAGGTCGGCGACCGGGTCGAGGCCGGTACCGTCCTGTTCCGCCTGGACGACCGCGAGCCGCTGGCGGAGCTGGAGGTGCGCCGGGCCGATCTGCTCAAGGCCCAGGCCGGAGTGGTGGAAGCCGAAGCTTCGCTGACCGACGTGAACACCCTCCTGGCGCTGGCCGAAGCCGTGACCGACGAGCGGGCCATCAGCGCCGAGGACATCAAGCGCCGCCGCAACGCCGTGCTGATCGCGAAAGCCCGGCTGGAAACGGCCCATGCGCAAGTCAGGCAGGCCGAGGCGCAACTGGCTTCGGTCCAGACCACCCTCGACCGGATGGTGGTGCGGGCGCCGATCCGGGGGGAAATCCTCCAGGTCAACGTCCGCATCGGCGAATATGCCACCACCGGTTTCCTCAGCACGCCTCTGGTGATCATGGGCGACATGGAGCGGCTCCACATCCGGGTCGACATCGACGAAAACGACGCCTGGCGCTTTCGCAAGGACGGCAAGGCCTACGGTTATCTACGCGGCAACAGCCGGCTCGGCACCGGACTGACGCTGGCCTACGTCGAGCCTTACGTCGTGCCCAAGCACTCCCTGACCGGCGACAGCACCGAGCGGGTGGATACCCGCGTGCTGCAGGTGCTCTACAGCTTCGATCCGGAGGCCCTGCCGGTATTCGTCGGCCAGCAGATGGACGTGTTCATCGAAGCGCCGGAATACACGGGTTCGGCGCCGAATCCGAATCCGCAAGCCGGGGACCCGGACGGTTCGGCGGATCTCCGCTGAGCCTGGCCGCGGCGGGCGAATGGTTCGCGAAAGTTCCGCTGTCCCCTGGTTTTGTGTATATAAGGCGGCTTCAGTCCAGCGCACGAGCCTCATGTCCATGCCTGAACGATATTTCACCCGGTCCCTTTGCGTCGTTCACGCGATCGTCCTGTCGGCACTTGCGGGCTGCGGAATGGACCCCTCCATGCCGGAGCCGCCCGATCCGGAGGAGGCCAGGTCGAAGATCGAAGAGTTCGAAGCCAAGGGAAGCTATGCGCCGGAACGCAGCTACGCCGCCACTGAGATCCGCGAGTCCTGGAAGCACGGGCGTACCGAGCTGGACATCACCTTCATGGCGCCCACCGGAGGCGGGCGTTTCCCGCTCGTCGTCTATCTGCCCGGCTTGGGCGAAGACGCCACCGCGGGGGCATTCTGGCGCCGCAGCTGGGCGGCGGCAGGCTACGCCGTGTTCACCGTGCAGCCGGCGGCCCTGGGCAAGGTGTTCTGGGCCTCGGACAAGCTCGACGCCGGTGAGCTGCGGGCGACAGGGCGGACCTACTTCTCTTCGGCCTCTCTGGAAAGCCGGCTGAGTCATTTGGCCTGGGCGTTGGGCGAACTGCGCCAGCGCGCCGCGATGCCGGGCAACCCTTATGCCGCCGCCGATCCGGCCAAAGCGGCGGTGGCGGGGTTCGATCTCGGCGCCCAGGCCGCTTCCGCCCTGGCGGGGGAGGCGGTCAAGGCGGCGCTCCCGGCGAACGCCGAATTCAAATTCGCCGGCGCCATCGTCCTCAGTCCGCACGTCACGCTGGCCGAAGGCAAGCTGGACGAGCGGGCCGCGGGAATGGCGATGCCCCTGCTCGCCGTGACCGGCACCGACGACCAGGACCCCTATGGGCTCAGCGCGACTTCCCTGCGCTCGGCCTTGTGGCAGTCCATGCCGCCCGGTGGCAAATATCTGCTGGTGCTGCAGGGCGGTACGCACGACGCGCTTGCCGGGGTTGAGCCGGGGCAGAAATGGAAAGGGCCGCCGTCGCGGCCGGCATCGGGTGGAGGCTCGGACGGGAGCGGATGGATGCCCTGGTCCCGCGAAGACCTCACATTGCAGGTCGGTCAGCGCTCCGGTAGCGGGGGCGCCCGCAACGGTTCCGCCAGCGGTTCGTCCGGGGGGGCAATGGGGCCTGCCGACCGGTCGATGCGAAAGCGTGGGCCAGACGTCCGGCATTGGGCCGAGGTGGCCGGCGTCGGCACGGCGTTCCTCGATCTCGTCCTGAAAGGGCGCGAGCGGGCCAGCGTGTGGCTGAACCGGGATGCGGTGCGATGGATGGGGACGTCGGCGGAACTCAGGCATAAGTAGCGCGGCTCACCGGACCGCCGACGCGCGGAGCCGGGCGACGAACCGTGCCAGCGCCTCGCCGATTTCGTGGGGCGAATCTTCCTGCAGGTAATGGATGCCCGGTACGGTGATTTCGGTCTGGTTCGGCCATCGCCGGCAGAAAAGGCGTGCGCGCGGTCCCAGCAATGCGCCCGGCTCGGCGTTGATGAACAGCTTAGGGATTTCGCAGGCCGCAAGCCAGGCGCCGTAGGCTTCGACCGCTTCGGCGACGTCCCGCGGTTCACCATCGATGGGCAGCTCGCGGGCCCAGGCCAGCGTCGGCAGCCGGGATTCGGGCGTGCGGAACGGGCTTCGGTAGGCGTCCATTTCTTCCTCCGTCAGACTCCGCAGGATGCTCTTCGGCAGCACGGTCTCGACGAAGAAGTTGTCCTCCGCGATCATCCTGACGCCTTCCTCCGTCCGGAGGCGGCGGAAGATCTGCTCCCTCGGCGGAGGAAAGTCGGCCCAAAGTCTCGGCTGCACGAGGGCTTCCATATAGGCGATGCCCTGCACCCGTTCCGGATGGCGGCGGCCCCAGTGGAAGCCCAGGGCCGAGCCCCAGTCGTGGACCACCAGGATCACGTCACCGCCGATGCCCACCGCCTCGAACCAGGCATCGAGATACTTGGCGTGATCGAAGTATCGATAAGCCGATGCGGGCGCACCGCCCGACTGTCCCATCCCCACCAGATCCGGGGCCAGGCAGCGGCCGAGGGTCCGGACGTAGGGAATGATGTTGCGCCACAGGTAGGACCAGGTCGGGTTGCCGTGCAGGAAGACGATGGGCGCGCCTTCGCCCACATCGACGTAGCTCATCTCGGCATCCAGTACCGGCACGCGCTTCCTGGGGTGGTGATCGACAGCGGAAATCCCGGATGGGAACATGGAAATCCGCGGCAGTTGGGGATTGCCCGCGGCCGAGGGGATGAACGGTTCGGTAGTCAACATGGGATGCTCCTTTGCCGGATAGTGAGGGAAGGTGCTGGCACAATAGGGCGGCGAGCGATCACGGAAAAGGACCACACATGGCAGAAATCATGGAGCCACTTTTCGAACTGCCCATCACCTTGCCGCCCAAGGGTTCCCGGGCGCTGCTGCGTTCCGTGTACGGACAGCTGCGGGATGCGATCCTCGACGGGCGGCTCCAGCCCGATACGCGGCTGCCTTCGACACGGGCCTTCGCCGCCGCCGTCGGTGTGTCCCGCAACACCGCACTGGCGGCATACGAGTTGCTGTTGAGCGAGGGCTATCTGGCCGTTCGGCCGGGTTCCGGAACCTACGTGGCGGCCATCTCGCCGCGCCCGGCTCGCCGTCCGCCCGGCGAGTCCGGCACGGACAGCCGGTTGAATGAGGCATGGCGCCGGTTGCCGGCGCTTCCCGGGGTGGACGATGAGTGCTTCCCCTTCGACTTCAGGCTCGGCCTCCCTGACAAATCGGCGTTTCCCTTTCCGGTCTGGCGGCGCCTCTCCGCCAGGGCCCTGAGAGCCTGGTCGAAAACACCGGCGGTCTACGGCCAGCCACAGGGCCGGCAGGCGCTGCGGGCGGCGATCGCCAAGCACGTCTCCTTCGCCCGGGCGGTTTCCTGTTCGCCGGAACACATCGTGGTCACGGCGGGCGCCCAGCAGGCTTTCGACCTGCTGGCCCGCATCCTGGTCACGCCCGGCCGGACGGTGGTCGCGGTCGAAGACCCCGGCTACCCGCCGCTGCGGGACGCCTTCACCGCCGCCGGCGCCAGAATTGCCGCCATCCCGGTCGATGAGGAAGGGCTGAGGGTCGATCGCCTGCCCGCCGAGGCCGGGGTGATCTGCGTCACTCCTTCCCACCAGTTTCCCCTGGGCGTCACCCTGTCCGCGAAGCGCCGGGTCGCCCTGCTCGAATTCGCGCAGGACAGGGGAGCCGTGGTGATTGAGGACGATTACGACGGCGAGTTCCGCCTCGGAGGCCGCCCCTTGGACGCGCTGCAGACGCTGGATCGGACCGGCTCGGTCTGCTACGTCGGGACCTTCTCCAAGAGCCTGTTCCCGGAACTGCGCCTGGGGTTCGTTGTCGCGCCGCCCTGGGCGCTGGATGCGCTCGTCGCCGCCAAGGCCTGCGCCGACTGGCATTGCCAGACGCCGTCTCAGGACACCCTGGCCGCCTTCATCGGCGAGGGCCATCTGGCCCGCCATGTGCGCAAGATGGGGAGGGTGTACGCCGAGCGGCGCGCGGCCTTGCTCCGGGCCTTGTCACGGCATGGCGGCGATTGGATGCGTCCCGTGGGGGATGCGGTGGGCCTCCACCTGGCGGTGATGCTGAGCCGGGAGATTCCGGCCAGCGAA encodes the following:
- a CDS encoding CerR family C-terminal domain-containing protein, which codes for MNRLDPSLCQDATRERLLQAALDVFADKGFHDATVRDICARAEVNAASVNYHFRSKEALYSEVLAAAFRETHERYPDTLARDPSLPPETRLRQFIANFLARMLDETHLGRHGKLIAREIADPTAALDQVIETTMKPRCALLQGIIAELVGPGVSEAEMHRLGLSIVGQCLMYRHSRSLIDRLCPEIIATPEEIEKTAEHIACFSVAALRHLSAGEAGP
- a CDS encoding ABC transporter permease, with product MNYIALKMLMGDRGKYLGIVMGLTFASLIMTQQPAIFVGLMMRSYSFVTDVGLPDVWVMDPKVQFVDDIKPLQDTRLFRVRGVSGVDWATPMYKGLIKARLADGTFQTCNVIGLDDATLIGGPPVMLEGRLEDLRRADSVIVDIDGARDKLAKPPKEPGGKPVPLKVGDTLELNDRRAVVVGIARTTRTFQSQPVVYTTYSRATLYAPRERKLLSFVLVKAKPGQDVHALTRRIRETTGLAAYTQAEFEALTVNYFLKNTGIPINFGMSVTLGFIVGAAIAGQTFYNFTLENIRQFGVLKAMGAGNGTLLGMILLQATLVGAIGYGLGVGLTSLFGWSMRNTILAFKFPWQLLVFSGLGVTLICVFAALLSIRKVIKLEPAIVFKG
- a CDS encoding ABC transporter ATP-binding protein, translated to MSASTLAVQCQGVRKTYDGSGQQVVALRGIDLDIHAGELMMLVGPSGCGKTTLISVIAGILDQDEGRCEVFGHDLLHMKDKDKLRFRAANIGFVFQAYNLLPSLTAAENVSIPMILNGTKRQQAKRRAVEVLERVGLADRSESLPSRLSGGQQQRVAIARALVHGPRLIVCDEPTSALDHETGHRVMDLLKQVALDQDRALVIVTHDARIFEFADRIAQMDDGLVVKVTRSSEPS
- a CDS encoding efflux RND transporter periplasmic adaptor subunit, with the translated sequence MLPKATLPVLAVAGFLFGVYSVVTGNQPPPVAPAVVEPSRPPFNSYIAGAGIVEARSRNIGIGTPLPGLVKSVEVKVGDRVEAGTVLFRLDDREPLAELEVRRADLLKAQAGVVEAEASLTDVNTLLALAEAVTDERAISAEDIKRRRNAVLIAKARLETAHAQVRQAEAQLASVQTTLDRMVVRAPIRGEILQVNVRIGEYATTGFLSTPLVIMGDMERLHIRVDIDENDAWRFRKDGKAYGYLRGNSRLGTGLTLAYVEPYVVPKHSLTGDSTERVDTRVLQVLYSFDPEALPVFVGQQMDVFIEAPEYTGSAPNPNPQAGDPDGSADLR
- a CDS encoding haloalkane dehalogenase, which codes for MLTTEPFIPSAAGNPQLPRISMFPSGISAVDHHPRKRVPVLDAEMSYVDVGEGAPIVFLHGNPTWSYLWRNIIPYVRTLGRCLAPDLVGMGQSGGAPASAYRYFDHAKYLDAWFEAVGIGGDVILVVHDWGSALGFHWGRRHPERVQGIAYMEALVQPRLWADFPPPREQIFRRLRTEEGVRMIAEDNFFVETVLPKSILRSLTEEEMDAYRSPFRTPESRLPTLAWARELPIDGEPRDVAEAVEAYGAWLAACEIPKLFINAEPGALLGPRARLFCRRWPNQTEITVPGIHYLQEDSPHEIGEALARFVARLRASAVR
- a CDS encoding PLP-dependent aminotransferase family protein, with product MAEIMEPLFELPITLPPKGSRALLRSVYGQLRDAILDGRLQPDTRLPSTRAFAAAVGVSRNTALAAYELLLSEGYLAVRPGSGTYVAAISPRPARRPPGESGTDSRLNEAWRRLPALPGVDDECFPFDFRLGLPDKSAFPFPVWRRLSARALRAWSKTPAVYGQPQGRQALRAAIAKHVSFARAVSCSPEHIVVTAGAQQAFDLLARILVTPGRTVVAVEDPGYPPLRDAFTAAGARIAAIPVDEEGLRVDRLPAEAGVICVTPSHQFPLGVTLSAKRRVALLEFAQDRGAVVIEDDYDGEFRLGGRPLDALQTLDRTGSVCYVGTFSKSLFPELRLGFVVAPPWALDALVAAKACADWHCQTPSQDTLAAFIGEGHLARHVRKMGRVYAERRAALLRALSRHGGDWMRPVGDAVGLHLAVMLSREIPASELVSSAAVAGIRLHALERYSAEKPAPNGVALGYGMIPSDRIDTAIERLAKIVTRLA